One genomic region from Pseudomonas sp. R5-89-07 encodes:
- a CDS encoding bifunctional diguanylate cyclase/phosphodiesterase — protein sequence MDCAPNLGDGSVLLVVDDYPENLVSMRAVLQRQDWRVITAASGLEALELLLVHDVDLVLLDVRMPGMDGFEVARLMRGSQRTSMTPIIFLTADAQSSDAVLKGYASGAIDYLFKPFDPHILKPKVQALLEHQRDRRALQRLSHDLEAARAFNASVLDNAAEGILVVGEGSVIQYANPAISRLLNATMAELQGESFLSFLQKPHVPAWLGFPMYEAYRKGETWRLHDAILRTSRGQQVPVALSCAPLPAEQKAMVVTVLDMSEVRHLHQQLEFQAVTDPLTGLLNRRGFHQTVENMLLRSERNEQSLVLLYLDLDGFKRVNDTLGHDAGDRVLRWVSEQMQACLRSYDILGRMGGDEFTALLELEFPEQAAKIAEKLIERVSVCQQVDGLDVMLGASIGIATFPDCGSDLNGLLRAADIAMYEAKRAGRQQYRYYDQEMNGRARSRLMLEDSVRSAIQNKEFTLVYQPQVSLEDGRLRGVEALLRWQHPSVGDVPPGLFLPLLEEARLISQLSTWIYQQVAAQRQAWQAAFDDELVLSVSLSSSQFNMPNLASQLRQVLERHGLQGRQLEVEIGEDCLMSNLEESTKQLKLLRELGVRIALDDFGCGRCSLAHLRDLAFDTLKLDPQLVARLPGSARDAVMARSIIELCGHFDVLVIAEGVETLEQSQWLKANGCSFIQGAWAAAPLMAEDVVGWSHPHTL from the coding sequence ATGGATTGCGCTCCAAACCTCGGCGACGGTTCAGTTCTCTTGGTGGTCGACGACTATCCGGAAAACCTTGTCAGCATGCGTGCGGTGTTGCAGCGCCAAGACTGGCGAGTCATCACCGCCGCTTCTGGTCTGGAAGCCCTTGAATTGCTGCTGGTTCACGACGTCGATCTGGTGTTGCTGGACGTGCGCATGCCCGGTATGGATGGCTTCGAGGTGGCACGCCTGATGCGTGGCAGCCAGCGTACGAGCATGACGCCGATCATCTTTCTCACGGCCGATGCGCAGTCCTCCGACGCAGTGCTCAAAGGCTACGCCAGCGGTGCGATCGACTACCTGTTCAAACCGTTCGACCCGCATATCCTCAAGCCCAAGGTGCAGGCGTTGTTGGAGCATCAGCGTGATCGCCGCGCCCTGCAGCGTTTGAGCCATGACCTGGAGGCCGCTCGAGCCTTCAATGCCTCGGTATTGGACAACGCCGCCGAAGGCATTCTGGTGGTGGGCGAGGGCAGCGTGATTCAGTACGCCAACCCCGCTATCTCAAGGTTGCTCAATGCCACGATGGCGGAGTTGCAGGGCGAGAGCTTCCTGAGTTTCCTGCAAAAACCCCATGTGCCAGCCTGGCTGGGGTTCCCGATGTACGAGGCCTATCGCAAAGGCGAAACGTGGCGTTTGCACGACGCCATTTTGCGCACCAGCCGCGGTCAGCAGGTGCCGGTGGCGTTGTCCTGCGCGCCCTTGCCCGCCGAGCAGAAGGCAATGGTGGTGACGGTGCTGGACATGTCCGAGGTGCGTCATTTGCACCAGCAGTTGGAGTTCCAGGCGGTAACCGATCCGTTGACCGGGCTGCTCAATCGTCGGGGCTTCCACCAGACCGTGGAAAACATGTTGTTGCGCAGCGAACGTAACGAGCAGTCGCTGGTGTTGCTGTACCTGGACCTGGATGGTTTCAAACGCGTCAACGACACCCTGGGCCATGACGCCGGTGATCGCGTGCTGCGCTGGGTGTCTGAGCAGATGCAGGCGTGTCTGCGCTCCTACGACATTCTGGGGCGCATGGGCGGGGATGAATTCACCGCGTTGCTGGAGCTGGAGTTCCCGGAGCAGGCGGCGAAGATTGCGGAAAAGCTGATCGAGCGGGTGTCTGTGTGCCAGCAGGTCGACGGTTTGGACGTGATGCTGGGGGCCAGCATCGGTATTGCGACCTTCCCGGACTGTGGCTCGGACCTCAACGGCCTGTTGCGCGCGGCGGACATCGCCATGTACGAAGCCAAGCGCGCTGGACGTCAGCAGTATCGCTATTACGACCAGGAAATGAACGGCCGAGCGCGCTCACGCCTGATGTTGGAAGACAGTGTGCGCAGCGCGATCCAAAACAAGGAGTTCACGCTGGTCTACCAGCCTCAGGTGTCGCTGGAGGATGGACGCTTGCGCGGGGTTGAGGCGTTGCTGCGCTGGCAGCACCCGAGCGTTGGCGATGTGCCGCCGGGTTTGTTTTTGCCGTTGCTTGAAGAGGCGCGTTTGATCAGCCAGTTGAGCACTTGGATTTACCAGCAGGTCGCCGCCCAGCGCCAGGCCTGGCAGGCGGCTTTCGATGACGAGTTGGTGCTGAGCGTGAGCCTGAGCAGCAGCCAGTTCAATATGCCTAACCTGGCCAGTCAACTGCGCCAGGTGCTCGAACGACACGGTTTACAGGGGCGGCAATTGGAAGTGGAAATCGGTGAAGACTGCCTGATGAGCAACCTTGAGGAATCGACCAAGCAACTCAAGCTGTTGCGTGAGCTTGGGGTGCGTATCGCCCTGGATGACTTTGGCTGCGGTCGCTGTTCACTTGCCCATTTGCGCGACCTGGCGTTCGACACCCTCAAGCTTGATCCGCAATTAGTGGCCCGTCTGCCGGGCTCGGCGCGGGATGCGGTGATGGCGCGCAGCATCATCGAGCTGTGCGGGCATTTTGATGTACTGGTGATTGCGGAGGGCGTGGAAACCCTGGAGCAGTCACAGTGGCTCAAGGCCAATGGTTGCTCGTTCATCCAGGGCGCCTGGGCGGCGGCGCCGCTGATGGCCGAGGACGTGGTCGGTTGGTCACACCCCCACACGCTTTGA